CCATCGGCATAGGGCTTGAGCTCACGCAGGCTGATATTGCGTTTCAGATGACGCTCATAGGTGACGTCCACCATGTACCAGCGCGGCTGGTCCGGGTCGCTCTTGGGATCATGGTAGTTACTGTTGGGGTCAAAGGCGGTGAAGTCCGGATAGGCCTCGCGACTCACCCGCATCAGGCCCACTATGCCCGGCTCGGCACAATTGGAATGGTAGAAAAAGACCCGGTCGTTCAGCCGCATCTGATCGCGCATCATATTCCGCGCCTGATAGTTACGCACACCATCCCAATGCTCGGTACGCTGCGGCATATTCAGCAGGTGATCGATGCCAAACACCTCTGGCTCGGATTTCATCAACCAGTAATTCATTGAAACCTCATCGGTTTTCAAAAATTCTACGTTATTTTAACGGGCCGGAAGCAAAACCCGAGTCACACAGCCCTGGGTTAAACCGGGCTTGAGCATACCGCCAAACCCTTGGCTGAGGCTTGGCCCCT
This is a stretch of genomic DNA from gamma proteobacterium SS-5. It encodes these proteins:
- a CDS encoding EVE domain-containing protein, with the translated sequence MNYWLMKSEPEVFGIDHLLNMPQRTEHWDGVRNYQARNMMRDQMRLNDRVFFYHSNCAEPGIVGLMRVSREAYPDFTAFDPNSNYHDPKSDPDQPRWYMVDVTYERHLKRNISLRELKPYADGPLAGCPLLRKGNRLSIMPMSPEQWDFILGLE